One segment of Massilia sp. Se16.2.3 DNA contains the following:
- a CDS encoding U32 family peptidase, protein MSLLDHQLELLSPAKTAEIGREAILHGADAVYIGGPAFGARHNASNSLEDIASLVQFAHRYRARIFVTMNTIMHDAELDLARQQIWQLYEAGVDALIVQDMGLLELDLPPIQLHASTQCDIRTVEKAKFLGDVGFSQLVLARELTVKQIREIRAQVDTPLEYFIHGALCVAFSGQCYISHADTGRSANRGDCSQACRLPYTLTDAKGGVVAYDKHLLSMKDNDQSRNLEALIDAGIRSFKIEGRYKDMGYVKNITAHYRLLLDEILERRAGFVRAASGHTQVFFTPDVDKNFNRGHTDYFAQGRQEDIGAFDSPKYLGVLVGAVTKVGPDFIEMMTDAPLANGDGLNYMNKRSSVGIGVNTVQKLGESDEGQRWRVFPNEPVSALPGLKPGTQVHRNRDHQWEAALNKRSADRKVSLHLTLSELDGGLALTLRDEDGIETRTSAQLALQRAHNAEQADAALRTSLTRLGNTMFEADGIALELSQPRFVPAAAINALRRDAVAAHEAARLAAWERPERKAPAEPPAVYPATQLSYLANVYNEKARTFYRKHGVGLIDAAYEAHQEPGEVSLMITKHCLRFSFNLCPKQAKGVQGVQGQVKAEPMTLSTGEDTYTLRFDCKPCEMHVVGAMKPGILRSPPPSAVPYSPLTFHRRRPA, encoded by the coding sequence ATGTCTCTGCTTGACCACCAGCTCGAACTGCTGTCGCCCGCCAAAACCGCCGAGATCGGCCGCGAGGCGATCCTGCATGGCGCCGATGCCGTCTACATCGGCGGCCCGGCCTTTGGCGCCCGCCACAATGCCAGCAACTCCCTCGAAGACATCGCCAGCCTGGTGCAGTTCGCGCACCGCTACCGCGCGCGCATTTTCGTCACGATGAACACAATCATGCACGACGCCGAGCTCGATCTGGCGCGCCAGCAGATCTGGCAGCTCTACGAAGCGGGTGTCGATGCGCTGATCGTCCAGGACATGGGCCTGCTGGAACTGGACCTGCCGCCGATCCAGCTGCACGCCAGTACCCAGTGCGACATCCGCACGGTGGAGAAGGCGAAGTTCCTCGGCGACGTCGGCTTCTCCCAGCTGGTGCTGGCGCGCGAGCTGACAGTCAAACAGATCCGCGAGATCCGTGCGCAGGTGGATACGCCGCTCGAGTACTTCATCCATGGCGCCCTGTGCGTCGCGTTCTCCGGGCAGTGCTATATCTCGCATGCGGACACGGGCCGCAGCGCCAACCGCGGCGACTGTTCCCAGGCCTGCCGCCTGCCCTACACGCTGACGGATGCGAAAGGCGGCGTCGTCGCCTACGACAAGCACCTGCTGTCGATGAAGGACAATGACCAGAGCCGCAACCTGGAAGCGCTGATCGACGCCGGCATCCGCTCCTTCAAGATCGAGGGCCGCTACAAGGACATGGGCTACGTGAAGAACATCACGGCCCACTACCGCCTCCTGCTCGACGAGATCCTCGAGCGCCGCGCCGGTTTCGTGCGCGCCGCCAGCGGACACACGCAAGTCTTTTTCACGCCGGACGTCGACAAGAACTTCAACCGCGGCCACACCGACTACTTCGCCCAAGGACGCCAGGAAGACATCGGCGCCTTCGATTCGCCGAAGTACCTCGGCGTGCTGGTCGGCGCCGTCACGAAAGTCGGCCCGGATTTCATCGAGATGATGACGGACGCGCCGCTGGCGAATGGCGACGGCCTGAACTACATGAACAAGCGCTCCAGCGTGGGCATCGGGGTCAACACGGTGCAGAAGCTGGGCGAGAGCGACGAGGGCCAGCGCTGGCGCGTGTTCCCGAACGAGCCGGTCAGCGCTTTGCCCGGCCTGAAACCGGGCACGCAGGTCCACCGCAACCGCGACCACCAATGGGAAGCGGCGCTGAACAAGCGCTCGGCCGACCGCAAGGTGTCCCTGCACCTGACGCTGTCGGAGCTCGATGGCGGTCTTGCATTGACCCTGCGCGACGAGGATGGCATCGAAACGAGAACGAGCGCGCAGCTGGCGCTGCAGCGCGCGCACAACGCCGAGCAGGCCGACGCCGCGCTGCGCACCAGCCTGACCAGGCTGGGCAACACGATGTTCGAAGCCGACGGCATCGCGCTGGAACTGTCGCAGCCCCGGTTCGTGCCGGCCGCCGCCATCAACGCGCTGCGCCGCGATGCGGTGGCGGCCCACGAGGCGGCGCGCCTGGCCGCCTGGGAGCGGCCGGAGCGCAAGGCACCAGCCGAGCCGCCCGCCGTCTATCCGGCAACCCAGCTGTCTTATCTCGCCAACGTCTACAACGAAAAGGCGAGGACGTTCTACCGCAAGCACGGCGTCGGCCTGATCGACGCGGCCTACGAGGCGCACCAGGAGCCGGGCGAGGTGTCGCTGATGATCACCAAGCACTGCCTGCGCTTCTCGTTCAACCTGTGCCCGAAGCAGGCCAAGGGCGTGCAGGGCGTGCAGGGCCAGGTCAAGGCCGAGCCGATGACCTTGAGCACCGGCGAGGACACCTACACGCTGCGCTTTGACTGCAAGCCTTGCGAGATGCACGTCGTCGGCGCGATGAAGCCCGGCATCCTGCGCTCGCCGCCGCCGTCCGCCGTGCCCTACAGCCCGCTGACCTTCCATCGGCGCCGGCCGGCATAA
- a CDS encoding Lrp/AsnC family transcriptional regulator gives MEKNNLDQASMRILRELQRNARLSINELSEKVGMSASPCWRRQKELEENGYIKRYAAILERRKLELGLVCMLHVSLTRHEAGVVETFEAQMKACREVMECYEVTGTSDYIVKLMVADMDAYHDLLHNVLLKLPGVSQLNTSVALREVKYETALPL, from the coding sequence ATGGAAAAAAACAACCTCGACCAGGCATCGATGCGCATCCTCCGCGAACTGCAGCGGAACGCCCGCCTCTCCATCAACGAGCTGTCCGAGAAGGTCGGCATGTCGGCTTCACCCTGCTGGCGGCGCCAGAAGGAGCTGGAAGAGAACGGCTATATCAAGCGCTACGCCGCCATCCTGGAGCGGCGCAAGCTCGAGCTCGGGCTGGTGTGCATGCTGCACGTCTCGCTCACCCGCCACGAGGCCGGCGTCGTCGAAACTTTTGAGGCGCAGATGAAGGCGTGCCGGGAGGTGATGGAGTGCTACGAGGTGACTGGCACCTCGGATTACATCGTCAAGCTGATGGTGGCGGACATGGACGCCTACCACGACCTGTTGCACAACGTGCTGTTGAAGTTGCCAGGGGTGTCGCAATTGAATACCAGCGTAGCGCTGCGGGAAGTGAAGTATGAGACGGCCTTGCCTTTGTAG
- a CDS encoding indolepyruvate ferredoxin oxidoreductase family protein: protein MHEEVAGTGAAEHNTATALVDPGYRLDDNLKRTQGRVFLTGTQALIRLPVMQKALDERAGLNTAGFISGYRGSPLGAVDQEAWRASNILKANAIEFLPAINEELGATAVLGTQQVGGDPNRTVDGVFAIWYGKGPGVDRAADALKHGTTYGSSPYGGVLVVAGDDHGCVSSSMPHQSDQVLMAWHMPIVNPANIEEYLEFGLYGWALSRFSGAWVGFKAISETVEGGAVVELPEMPTFRTPEDYTPPGDGLHYRWPDLPSLALEQRTAEKLTAVQAFARVNSIDKLVVPAPNARLGIIAAGKAYLDLVEALTRMGLPLDKLEANGLRLYKPGLTYPLERTRLHAFADGLSELLVVEEKGDVVEGQIKSLFYNLALDKRPLVIGKQDAAGMPLLSELGELRPSRIAPALVRWLAPKLPELGLERFMPQFCRADVLSNGADAIKRTPYFCSGCPHNTSTKVPEGSRALAGIGCHFMASWMNRDTFTLTQMGGEGVPWVAASRFSREKHVFQNLGDGTYYHSGYLAIRQAIAARTNITYKILYNDAVAMTGGQPVDGKLTVPQIVQQVLSEGAAHAVVVTDEPGNYAGIALPGGVQVHHRSELDAIQRRLREMEGVTVLVYDQTCAAEKRRRRKKNKPDKIVFPDPQRRMVINPAVCEGCGDCGVQSNCLSILPLETPLGRKRQIDQASCNKDFSCVEGFCPSFVSVIGGSLKKPSAATLAQAELEKLLAAYPLPTPFAFDKPFEMLVAGVGGTGVVTVGALITMAAHLEGKGASTLDFTGFAQKGGAVMSHVRVARSPKALHQVRIDLQQADAILACDLVVAAMPDSLAVMRRGHTQVIANESEIPTADFTRNPDADVRREDLLAKIMDANGGASTLRLNAPDIAARVLGDPIGANILLMGAAWQKGLVPVSLEAIMRAIELNNVAVEMNKKAFLLGRLVAADAGAVDRLAQPARVIQFTPPSSLQDLVAYRVDLLTRYQDARYAETYRAAVARVEAREVEIEGEASKRAVSRAVARALFKVMAYKDEYEVARLHRDPAFLEGLHNQFEGDFKLEYHLAPPLLARRKPGSDVPAKMRFGGWLQSVFGVLAPLKVLRGTPFDVFGYTHERREERKTRDDYLALVETIATGLTARNRDSALKLAQLPESIRGFGHVKAGNLAKAKAETERLLQEFTSPSKVIHLERATGR, encoded by the coding sequence ATGCATGAAGAAGTCGCCGGCACCGGCGCAGCGGAACACAACACGGCCACGGCGCTGGTCGACCCGGGCTACCGCCTGGACGATAACCTGAAGCGCACGCAGGGCCGGGTTTTCCTCACCGGCACCCAGGCGCTGATCCGCCTGCCGGTGATGCAGAAGGCGCTGGACGAGCGCGCCGGCCTGAATACGGCCGGTTTCATTTCCGGCTACCGCGGTTCGCCCCTGGGCGCCGTCGACCAGGAAGCCTGGCGCGCCTCAAACATCCTGAAAGCCAACGCCATCGAATTCCTGCCGGCGATTAACGAAGAGCTGGGCGCCACCGCCGTGCTGGGCACCCAGCAGGTCGGGGGCGACCCGAACCGCACCGTCGACGGCGTCTTTGCCATCTGGTACGGCAAGGGCCCCGGCGTGGACCGCGCAGCCGACGCCCTCAAGCATGGCACGACCTACGGCTCGTCTCCCTACGGCGGCGTGCTGGTAGTGGCCGGCGACGACCACGGCTGCGTCTCGTCCTCGATGCCGCACCAGAGCGACCAGGTGCTCATGGCTTGGCACATGCCCATCGTGAACCCGGCGAATATCGAGGAATACCTGGAGTTCGGCCTGTACGGCTGGGCCCTGTCGCGCTTTTCCGGCGCCTGGGTCGGCTTCAAGGCGATTTCCGAGACGGTGGAGGGCGGCGCGGTCGTCGAGCTGCCGGAAATGCCCACTTTCCGTACGCCTGAAGACTACACGCCTCCAGGCGATGGCCTGCATTATCGCTGGCCCGACCTGCCCAGCCTGGCGCTCGAGCAGCGTACGGCCGAGAAGCTGACCGCCGTCCAGGCCTTCGCACGCGTGAATTCGATCGACAAGCTGGTCGTACCCGCGCCGAACGCCAGGCTGGGCATCATCGCCGCCGGCAAGGCCTATCTCGACCTGGTCGAGGCTTTGACGCGCATGGGACTGCCCCTTGACAAGCTGGAGGCCAACGGGCTGCGCCTGTACAAGCCTGGCCTGACCTATCCGCTCGAGCGCACCCGCCTGCACGCCTTCGCCGACGGGCTGAGCGAGCTGCTGGTGGTGGAAGAGAAGGGCGACGTTGTCGAGGGACAGATCAAGAGCCTGTTCTACAACCTGGCGCTTGATAAGCGTCCGCTCGTGATCGGCAAGCAGGATGCGGCCGGCATGCCGCTCCTGTCCGAGCTGGGCGAGCTGCGCCCATCGCGCATCGCGCCGGCCCTGGTGCGCTGGCTGGCTCCTAAACTGCCGGAGCTCGGCCTGGAACGATTCATGCCGCAGTTCTGCCGCGCCGACGTGCTGTCGAACGGCGCCGACGCCATCAAGCGCACGCCGTACTTCTGCTCGGGCTGCCCGCACAATACGTCGACGAAGGTGCCGGAAGGCAGCCGCGCGCTGGCCGGCATCGGCTGCCACTTCATGGCCAGCTGGATGAACCGTGACACGTTTACGCTCACGCAAATGGGCGGCGAGGGCGTGCCCTGGGTGGCGGCCTCGCGCTTCTCCCGCGAAAAGCACGTGTTCCAGAACCTGGGCGACGGCACCTATTACCACTCGGGCTACCTGGCCATCCGCCAGGCGATCGCCGCGCGCACCAACATCACCTACAAGATCCTCTACAACGATGCTGTCGCCATGACCGGCGGCCAGCCGGTGGACGGCAAGCTCACCGTGCCGCAGATCGTGCAGCAGGTGCTGAGCGAGGGCGCGGCCCACGCCGTCGTCGTCACCGACGAGCCGGGCAACTATGCCGGCATCGCGCTGCCCGGCGGCGTGCAGGTGCACCACCGCAGCGAACTCGATGCCATCCAGCGCCGGCTGCGCGAGATGGAGGGCGTGACCGTCCTCGTCTACGACCAGACCTGCGCCGCCGAGAAGCGCCGCCGCCGCAAGAAGAACAAGCCCGATAAAATCGTCTTCCCCGACCCGCAGCGGCGCATGGTGATCAACCCTGCCGTGTGCGAGGGCTGCGGCGACTGCGGCGTGCAGTCGAACTGCCTGTCGATCCTGCCGCTGGAAACCCCGCTGGGCCGCAAACGCCAGATCGACCAGGCTTCCTGCAACAAGGACTTCTCCTGCGTCGAAGGCTTCTGCCCGAGTTTCGTGTCCGTCATCGGCGGCAGCCTGAAGAAACCGTCTGCCGCCACGCTGGCCCAGGCCGAGCTGGAAAAGCTGCTGGCAGCCTACCCGCTGCCGACGCCGTTCGCTTTCGACAAACCCTTCGAGATGCTGGTCGCCGGCGTCGGCGGCACCGGCGTGGTCACGGTGGGCGCCCTGATCACGATGGCCGCCCACCTCGAAGGCAAGGGTGCCTCGACGCTGGACTTCACGGGCTTTGCCCAGAAGGGCGGCGCCGTGATGTCGCACGTGCGCGTGGCGCGCTCGCCCAAGGCGCTGCACCAGGTACGGATCGACCTGCAGCAGGCCGACGCCATTCTCGCCTGCGACCTGGTCGTGGCCGCCATGCCCGATTCGCTTGCCGTCATGCGCCGCGGGCATACCCAGGTCATCGCCAACGAGAGCGAGATCCCGACCGCCGACTTCACCCGTAATCCCGATGCCGACGTGCGCCGCGAGGATCTGCTGGCGAAGATCATGGACGCCAACGGTGGCGCTTCGACGCTGCGCCTGAATGCGCCCGACATCGCCGCGCGCGTGCTGGGCGACCCGATCGGCGCCAACATCCTGCTGATGGGCGCGGCCTGGCAGAAGGGGTTGGTGCCGGTGAGCCTGGAAGCGATCATGCGCGCCATCGAACTCAATAACGTCGCCGTCGAGATGAACAAGAAGGCCTTCCTGCTTGGACGCCTGGTCGCCGCCGACGCGGGGGCCGTCGACCGCCTGGCGCAGCCGGCCAGGGTGATCCAGTTCACGCCGCCTTCCTCCCTGCAGGACCTGGTCGCCTACCGCGTCGACCTGCTCACGCGCTACCAGGATGCCCGCTACGCCGAAACGTATCGTGCCGCCGTGGCGCGGGTGGAAGCGCGTGAAGTGGAGATCGAAGGCGAAGCGTCCAAGCGTGCCGTCAGCCGCGCGGTCGCGCGTGCGCTGTTCAAAGTCATGGCCTACAAGGACGAGTACGAGGTGGCACGCCTGCACCGCGATCCGGCCTTCCTGGAAGGCTTGCACAACCAGTTCGAAGGCGACTTCAAGCTCGAGTACCATCTGGCGCCGCCGCTGCTGGCACGCCGCAAGCCCGGCAGCGACGTGCCAGCCAAGATGCGCTTTGGTGGCTGGCTGCAGTCGGTGTTCGGCGTGCTGGCGCCCTTGAAGGTGCTGCGCGGGACGCCATTCGACGTCTTCGGCTACACGCACGAACGGCGCGAAGAGCGCAAGACGCGCGACGACTACCTGGCATTGGTCGAGACGATCGCCACCGGGCTCACCGCCCGCAACCGCGACTCAGCCCTGAAGCTGGCCCAGTTGCCGGAGTCGATCCGCGGCTTCGGCCACGTCAAGGCCGGCAACCTGGCCAAGGCAAAGGCGGAGACAGAACGGCTGCTGCAGGAGTTCACCTCGCCGTCGAAGGTGATCCATCTCGAGCGCGCGACCGGTCGTTAA